TCACATGCATCTAGCCAACAATGAACGGAGACAGCCTGTGGAGTACAGTAAACCCGTCTGTTTATTTTATTCACGTATAAAAGTCTAGAAATACAACACGCAATACATCATTATTACGTCGTGCACACCCACACCGCGATCCGAAGTAAAAACAGAGCTAGGCAGCGATCGATCGTCCCGCTCGCCCAGCCCAGTACTACCCATCACCCGTACAGGCGATGGAGAGCGCAGCAGCTAGTACGGCACGGTCGAACCTACTTAGCTGGGTGCGGCGGTAAGTTTAGAACAGGTCGGAGAGCGTGGGGAGCTTGAGCTCGCCGGCCTTGGTGAGCGGCAGCGTGAAGTTGCCGACGATGGGGAGGTCGACGGTGAGGCCGACGCGCATCTCGTAGTCGAGGTCCCAGTCCTTGCCGGCGTCCTTCACCAGGCTCATCAGGAAGTCGTACGGCACCTTCACCGGTATGTCGAGGCTGGTGGTGTCGCTGGCCACCAGCGACCCCGGGTCCGGCATGGTCCCGGAGGCCACGTCGCGGCCGGCGCTCTTGAGGGAGTAGCTGATCTCGCAGATGGGGATGGTGTGCGAGTAGGGGTTGCGCACGTCGAGGCGGCCGGACAGGGTGGCGCCGTCGCGGCCAACGTGCTGCACCGACATGTCCGACAGGTCCGCCTCCGGCTTCTGCACCCCCGATATCTTCTCGGCCACGAACCCCTTGGCCTTGTCCATCAGCTGCGCCATGGCTGCTCCACGGACGGATCGAACGACTGTCTCGTGTGAGATGTGATGACGGATCGGGATCGCTGTCAAATTAGTTTAATGCCGTGCTGCTAGCTTGATGGGTTTGCTCCGTCGAGATCCCTGGAATATAAAGGGCACGAGGTTGGGTTTACGCGGCAGACACGTCGACGGAATGCGTGGTAGGCGCGCGTCGGCAGGGGAGACGCCCACCACCAGGAGCGCGACGGGTGGCCGCAAGTCGGCACGGTTCCGAATCGAAAGGACGGAGGGTCCGACTTGTGCAGTAGGACTAGCGTTCGGGTCTTTTaagttgcaaaaaaaaaaaaaccagGACATAAACATTTACCCCCTCCGTTTGTTTTTATAAGGCATTTTAGACAGCTAGTTTTGAACTGTTGTGGGCACTATCTGAACTTTCTAAAACGTTACATAAAAGCGAGCAGAGGGAGTAGTAAATGAGTCTTATCAAATGCTATTTCTTAGGAAATATGTCAATATGCAGACAATCCTAAGAAATCTAGTATCTCACTACCATACATAGAAAAAGAATTATGCCAAAAGAAAATCCTATAGAAATCTTTCAATATCCCTACAAAACGAATGAGCCCTAATGATTGTATCACCAATGACGCTCCATCGGTCGGATTGGTGCACTCACGCCATTGGCTCCACGTTACTCATGGCATGTGCACGCTTTCTGCCCTCTTCCCCTTCCCACGCATCTCATATTGATCGATGTTAATTTGTTTCCATCATGTGTCATTCTTTCGGTTATGTCGTTCCTCCACTACCTCTCTGACCTAGATCGATCTCACGGAGCTCGTTGTCATGACCTGATGATGGAGCTCGAAACTAAAGTCCTCCCAAACATTGAGTTCCTGGAAGGCTAGGAGATTACGGGGAATCAGGCCGCGATCTCCCCATCCAGTGCAAAGGGGTTGCATGCCTCCAACAAAGACAGATTCATGGGCATGTGAGCCTGAATCGGTGAGCTTTGTGCCTCCATCATTGATGTGAGAAGTTAGCGAAATCAATATTTTTTAATATTCCAAAGGGTGTTACAAAAAAAATGAGAATAGAGGGAAAGAAGCTCACTCTGTGATTCTGATAGGAGAATGAGTCGTTGAACCCGGGTCAACGACAGCTCCAGCCAAGTTGCCTACCACTAGACCACATAAGAGTTATCTTCCAAGGGGTATTTCATGCAAGCATGTACTATTTTGTCTTGTACACGTGAACGACATGCCACAACAACTATAAGCATCTAGACATCCATAACAAGTGTTATGTTCATGTTGCCAAGCTATTCCGTGTTGTTGCAAATGTTGGCTTCTATGTTTGCATACCTTGTAAACAATTGTTCTCAAAGATGTGTTGTGGTCAATTAatattttattttaaaaataaatatatattGTATCGATGTGTTTTGAATGTTGCGATGTTCTTTCACATGTCATAATCTGGACAAAAATGTTACAATGTTGCATATGTAGAAACCGTTATGTGTGGGCCTTTTGGTTGCGACAATTAGACACATCAAAATTGTCATTTTAAGTGGGTCGAGTGGTGGGAGAGGCGGTCAATCTACCGCACCCTTCTCCCGACCGGGGCCTAGCATTGTACATGAACAAACATATGCAATATGGACTAACATCAAAGACTACAAAAAATGCATGGGTCCTAGTATGCGAGAAGTTATTGCGGATGTGATCAAATGATTTGCAAGGCAGATTAATGGACCATTGTTTTGTCGCTTTAGGATCAAATTCCCATCAAATAGCACCATGATAGTTTTATTAAAGCTTCCACCACATTTCCTTCCGGTTCGGAGTCGTTCATTCCATTTAAAAAATATCAGGACCAAAATACCATCTGTTTCATTAATATTGGCTTTGTTTTTATTTTTGAGAGAGATAAATGTCGGCTACGATCACACCAAGGTAAACAATAGAGCTGTCAGATTTTTATTTTATCTATGCTTTGCTTCACTATGGAAATGTCATAGAAGAGACACAATCTAACATGACGAACACTTCCCCTCAATTCCTTCAAAAAAAGGAACACTTGACAAATGGGGCACCCCTATGACTCGCTTGTTGCGAAACAGAGGGAAGCTCTCGCACCGGGGAGCTCTAGATGGGCCGGTCCAGCCGCGCAGGAGGCTCAGGCCTCGTTTCCTAGGgtttttttttcatgtttttgattttttttacttCTGTTTATACTTCGAAATATTATAAataaatatattacaaaaaatacataaaatatttggaaaatacataaaatatttgcaaggcagattaatgttgaccatgtattcaaaatTTTTAATATTGCATTTGAAAACTGTTAACAGAGCATTTGAaaattgttaaatgtgtataaaaaatggTTACCATGTATTAAAAATATATTAATATTGCATTTGAAAAATAGTTaatcaagtatttgaaaaatgttaagtATGTATAGAAAACATATTGACCAAGCATTAAAAATCCTAAATTTGtctttaaaaaatgtttatcgagcatttgaaaatgttaatcttgtctttcaaaaatgtttaaaatgtgCCTAAAAAATgtgaccatgtattcaaaaaatgttaaacttgtatttaaaaaatgtaaaACTTGTATTAGAAGAATGTAGAATGAAAACCAAAATAaagaagaaaaatgaaaaaacaaaaaaaatcagaaataaACCAAAGAAAAAGGAATATGAAAAATATAACTAAAAACAAATGCAAAAAGAATTGAATAACTATGAAATTCAATAAAGAGACAAAGAAAAAATACTGAAAacaagaaagaaaacaaaaaccaAAGAAGAAAATGAGAAAGAAATGAAAAATGGATAAAAACCATGAAAGAaaccaaaagaaaaacaaagaaaccGAAGTATAATgacgaaaaaaagaaaaaccggagaagaaataagaaaaccaaatagaaaacaaaagaaaacgaaaaaacgGAGAAAACAATTAAAAAACAGATGATTTACTCAAGTTGATCGAGCCTCATGTC
The Aegilops tauschii subsp. strangulata cultivar AL8/78 chromosome 3, Aet v6.0, whole genome shotgun sequence genome window above contains:
- the LOC109782485 gene encoding late embryogenesis abundant protein Lea14-A encodes the protein MAQLMDKAKGFVAEKISGVQKPEADLSDMSVQHVGRDGATLSGRLDVRNPYSHTIPICEISYSLKSAGRDVASGTMPDPGSLVASDTTSLDIPVKVPYDFLMSLVKDAGKDWDLDYEMRVGLTVDLPIVGNFTLPLTKAGELKLPTLSDLF